The nucleotide window AGACAAAtgtaccacaaaaaaaggaaattacaggccaatatttcTGATAAACATAACGCAAAAATCCTCACAAATTATTAGTAAATCAAGTACAGCAATACATTAAGATGAGCATATGCCACGATCAAATGGGacttattccagggatgcaaggatggttcaacattcatGCATCAATtactgtgatacaccacatgacaaaatgaaggataaaactatacaatcatctcaatagctgcagaaaaaacatttatgatttttaaaaatgctcaataaaatgggtatagaaggaatgtacttcaacataataaaggccatatatgacaaacccatggctaatatcattctcaatggtgaaaacctgaaatcTACCCTTGTAAAATTAGGAaaaggacaaggatgcccactctcattgCTTTTATTCTACTTATTCTAGGCAAAGCAatcaagcaagaaaaagaaataaaatgcatccaaattagaaggaagaagtaaaactgtcaataTTTGTGTATGACATGATTTTACATGTAGAAAACCCAAAgcctccaccaaaaaaaacccattagaaataataaacaataataaacagcAAAGTTGCCATAAAGTTGTAACATACTAAAATCTGTTACACtactatatactaaaaatgagcttgccaaaagagaaattaggaaaaccatcccatttacaatttCGACAAAATaacatacttagaaataaattttaccaaggaggtaaaacctatacactgaaaactatgagatatcattgaaagaaattgagagaacaaaaacaaatgaaaacattttccacgctcatggattgaaagagttaacattcattgctgtggctgtggcataggccagcaaatgtagctccaattcgacccctagcttgagaacttccatatgctatgggtgtggccctaaaaaaggaagaagaaagaatagaaagaattaacattattaaaatgtccgtgtcatagttcccattgtggctctgcaggttaagaacacaatgttgtctctgtaaggatgcgggttttatccctggcctcattcagtgggttaaggatcaggtgttgctgcaagctgcggcataagtcacagatgtggctcaaatccagtgctgctgtggctgtggcataggcctgcagctgcagctcccattcaactcctagcccagaaacttctatatgcagcaggtgtggctataaaaataaaagaaaaaagaaaatgcccatattacctaaagcaatccacagattcagtgcaatccctatcaaaatcccaaggacatttttcatagaaatagaattttaaaattctaaaatatatatgaaaccacaaaagactcccaaagccaaagcaatcctgagaaaaaaagaataaaatcacactccctgatataaaacttttatattacaaaactataataatcaaaacatcatggtattggcagaaaaataaatacatagagcAGAATtgataacccagaaataaacctataagTATATGGACAATTTTTGCTCATGCCATTTATTGTTTAACCCTAAGAGGACTTGGAAAAGAGGCTCTCAATGGGCTCAATCTAGGAGGTTTTCCTGGCTCATAGACTCCAGCAGCAGGAGACAAATAGACAATACACCTATACAtgtgcaagcacacacacattaTTGAAGTGGGAGTAGAGAGATAATTTTCTAAGATGTTCTCTTAATGTTATCTGTGGGACAAAGGAAGGTGAGTTTTCTAATCAAAGAGTTGGTAAAGACAGTTCAGGTTAGCTATAGAATGTTCTCCCCATTGTACAGGCAATACACTTTGTTAATATGAATCTTTCATCTTCAAAACTCAAAGACCAATTTTTCAGTCTTAccttctttatatttctctccCTATCTAGAATAAAGTCCACAATTTACTTCAATAACTCCCTGGCCAATAACTAGGACTCTTTCGTTCCTCTTCTTTTAGTCATTTAAGTTCTGGGGCACACGGCAAACCTGTATCAATCCACCTATTTGTTGTATACATTTCTGCATTTAGATAGATATGTGTTGCTGATGGAATTACACAAAAGAATACATTGATACTACTTAAATTTATGGCGATCCATCTCAACTAGTTCATGTACACTGTCCAGAGGCTGTAGAATTGCTTAAGGCAGTGAGAGGTTGTTAAACTAAGGGTAATAGAGGTAGTATATCTCCAAAAGCTTATTCCATAGATGATATCAGTGTTCTGGATGGGATCTAAAATGAACTGCCATGATTCAACAGGATTTCTAGTTCAGTCTTAGACAAGAAATGACTGAAAGCAATTCAAAAGAAAGTCCGTCAATATTCTGCTAAACTTTCAAAAGAGTTATAAGGCCTTAGAAATCAAAGCCTGCATAACAAAATCATTCACACCATTCTCTAAACCTGCACTAAGAAGAAATGTGCTGTTAAAAGAAGAACAGTCTCCAGAAGAATTCTCTCCCAATCTCTTCCAATATATCTCCACCCAGATTAATGGACAGGGAATCTTCACAGAGGGTAGAGCAGTAGGAATATAAACTAAATAATTCTCTACACTGGCAGGAAAGAAACCTTTGCTATTATGGTCCATCAGGCTGATGCTTTATGCTATGttatctctgtattttctcccctttttgctgtttctaaatGAAATTTATAACATAGTCATGATAATATCCCTCCCTCATTGAATATTGTTTGTCTGAGAGAAATTACATTTAGTTAGGATGCGGGGATCAAAATTGGCTACCATTTGGACTAGCTGATGTGATAGATACAACACCCAGTGACCTAGACTCAGCTGAATGGAGTCAGTGGGATAGGCTTCACTTATTTTATGACCTTATTCATTCTTAAAAGAGTACAGATTTGCCTTGGTGTATCTGGGCAGACAGCCAAAGTAAAGAAAGCACACACTCTTCTTACCAGCAGTCTACAGCCTACAGAATGGCATCAGGTATGATGGGATGGAACACACTGTGTCTTTGAATTCCTTGTGGGAGTAAAGTAGGTAAGCAAATTTCCTGTGCCTGCCTACATGATGCAAAATCCATAGTTCAGAAGTTTGAGGGCACGCTTCGTATTATAACATCTGTTCTGGTTCAGTGCATAAGAATCAAAGACTCTGAACAGGGTGACCCAGCGTGCAATTCACTGGACCAAGAGCTTTGGctgccacctcctctgggaagcctggccatgaggctcctcttgaTCATTGCAATTCTGCTGTTCCAGAAGTTCACAGGTAACCCAGAGATTTCCTGGGGCTCACTCAAACCACACTGGTGCTATAGTGGAGAGCATAGCTGCCTTTCAGGGGCTCACACAAATCAACAATGAGACGGAGTATTTTCAAGAACCCAAGGGAAGTTTATAATTCACAGTAGGAAGAGATAGGGCCCTAGGGATGGCTAAAGTCTATCCAATGtcataaaaaaaatttccctcttcCTGAGCCCTTCTACCATAGTATTGTTCTTAAAAAGGAGTACTCACAGAGCTGAAAAGAGCTCATAATTTCCTCTGGGAAGGACTCATTACAGAAAGACCTAAGCCCAATATCTGGGGATGACCTTGTTTCTTTAGATACAATTTTTACTCTAGTAGCCAtccatattttcttccaatctgatactgtatacattttttaatttattatattatggTGTGTGAATAGTGGAAGAAGAACAAACTTTGGATTCAGGTAGGAAAAACATGCCTTAAACACCTACTAGTTTATCAACTTTGGATAAAAAGTGAAGACTcactgagccttagttttctcgcTTTGTAGAGAAATGACACCTGGTTCGTGGGGAATTTATTAAATGATAGAACATTCATGAAACTTCTAGCAGAGCGCTTGGCATATACTAAGAACTTAAAAATtagcttcctttcctctttaaaagcCAACATTTGTCCCTTATTACAGGAATAATAATGACCTATCCATAGCTCCTTAAACTCCTAAGAAGCAAAAGTGTCTCTAGAACCTGTTGCTGGAGGCAGCATCTTTGTTCTCAGTCTTCATGCTCTAGGGTTTATTCCACAGGATAGTACAAGCCCTGAGGCCAAAATCTGAACATCTTAACTCTCAgatcattgaaaatattttagtgatTTAGGATCACCAAAGGAAAGGAGACCTATCAAGTTGAGTAATGGTCTAGAGGAATTCTTTCCTCTGGAGgtagaaaaagaatgaggagtcATAGAGTGATAAAATAAGTCCAAGATTATTGTGATGACATAGAAACCGAAAGAAGATGTGCATTGGCAAAAAATGTACAATACTGAGAAGTAATAGGGGAGGAAGAATGTTGAGATACAAAAATATCTGACTGGACCAAAAATAGTCATTCTTGACCATGGTAGCCAGTGTGAATCCAAGAAGAGAATTTGATTCAGACATAAATACATTGTAACAAATTATTGTTTTCTGGGCAGTTGTGAGGAAGTGGTACCCTGAAAGCATTCAAATAGAGGCAGATTTACTGAGATTTTCAGATGGAGCACAGTTCCATAGCCTGAAATCAATGATTTAGCgcctttattttcctaaataagaTCTCTTGCTCTTGGTGAAGCCCATCAGATCTTGGATGGAAGCCCACAACCTTAGAAGAACAAAATATGGGTGATCAGTTAGACATAAACACTGAGGTTTACCCTCTTGCAGAATCCTCTGTGGGATATTACTGGTATATGCTTTGTGGGTCTCCGATATACCTTATTCCTGCCAACATCCCTCTGTCTTCCCCATGACCTAAATTGCCTTTCATCTCAAACACTGaccttgttctgtttttctttatgtgtACAGTAACTGAACAACTTAAGAAATGCTGGGGTGAATATGTAAGAGGATACTGCAGGAAAATATGCAGAACAACAGAAATACGGGAAGTACTATGTGAAAATGGGAGATATTGTTGTCTCAACATCGTGGAAGTGGAAGCACGtagaaaaattacaaaaccaCCTCGTCCAAAGCCATTGACATATGCACTTACTTTTCCTCAAGATAATTATGAAAATGAACACAATTATATAAGGCACAAGAAAAAGTCTATGTAAATCAAGTTCAATTTTCTGTTAGTTTATATCTCAACTTATTCCAACAAACTAAGGTGACAAGATCCACATATTCTCCCTTCTGGTTCTTAGATCCCCAGAATGACCTTAAAGCAGATTCTAATAAAGCTCATTGCCAGTTTTCTGACTCATTTTTCCTTtaaccagagattgaaccctcaataCACTAAAAGATGAATTGATAAGGGTGGCTCAGTAATTTTCCCTGAAAGGGGGACATAACCAGTACACTAAAAATCTGTAACACGGAAGAGTAGAAGAAGCAGCTCAGGAAAGCAGACATGTAGTTCAGGAGAGGGAAAGATGAAGCTGAGTATTCAAGAAAATTTGTGAGTGAGTTTAGGATGCCTTGTGAAATGTGTAGGATCTCAACAGGTGAGTATTAGTAGAGAAGACAATTtgagtgaacaaaataaaatcaacaaatcGGAAGAGATTAGAAAAAACAGGACATTTtaggagaatataaaatggtttatttttattatttatttattttttggctttttgccttttctagggccgctcccgaggcatatggagtttcccaggctaggggtctaatcagagctgtagccgctggcctacaccagagctacagcaactcaggatccgagctgcatctgcaacctacaccacagctcacagcaacgccggatccttaacccactgagcaaggccagggattgaacccgcaacctcatggttgctagtcaaattcgttaaccactgagccacgacaggaactcccggcaCTTTGGTTTAAGAATAGAGTATCCagagagttcccgtggtggcacagtggttaaggaatccgactaggaaccatgaggttgcgggttcggtccctgcccttgctcagtgggttaacaatccggcgttgccgtgagctgtggtgtaggttgcagatgcggctcggatcccgcgttgctgtggctctggcgtaggccggtggctacagctccgattcaacccctggcctgggaacctccatatgccgcgggagcggcccaagaaatagcaacaacaacaacaacaaaaaagacaaaaaaagacaaaaaaaaagaatagagtatCCAAAATTGAACTATGGAGAAGtctaatttcttaatttcctgTGTAAAAATGGTGAGCTGGGAAGATGAACAGGATTCCACTATTATGGTACTTACTATATAAGGTAGAGGAATACACAAACATAGGACTCCAAGACAaaggtttttatttgttgtttgttgtcatCATTGTTGGTTAATTTGTTACCACCAGTAATGCATCCTTTTGGCGCCTGGGGCCCTTTGGAGTCTGGAGGGAATGTAAAGGATCTAGGAACTGATCTGAATTACCGTATCGTATGAGATTTTATTGCTGACATAATAACAATCCATGTACATACTCCATCTAATTCTTAAAGATATACATTTTGAATATGATTAACATGAAAAATTTCCTTTCCAAGCACTTTTCACACCTATGTTCCGGTTTTGCTTCTTATACTATTTCACCCCTAAAATCTACCGTGAATTCGTGGTATGTGTTCTCTTAATTATCCTCTTATCTCCTGTTCTAGGGCTGGGGCGGGGGAATACACAAGATGAGCCCAGAGCCCCTTGCAGTGCCACCAAGTAACGATGTGCTTTAAACATCAGAAGGATGGGACATGTTAATGGGACATAGGAGTCAGTTTGAAAGAGCTGAATGACCAAAGGTGGGACAATCtgagaaatagaataaataatataGCATTGGATTATAATatatcacagaaataaatattgagtccatactgatatgaataaataattaaataaataaattgataaaaagaGATTTTCTGTATAGGAGAATTCCAAGTGATCGTTTTTtaggttttagaaaaatatttaatattttttaatattaaaaaattttacttatcACATTTTCCCAGTGAAATTAgccaatatattaaaatgaaactaCTCAAAGTACTTCACTGTCagaattttttaacaatttttttacaatttttacagAATTCTTcattgtcagaattttttttacaattcttCTGATAAAAACTTGGCAAAATTTGTGTCAAGATCAGTACAGAGAGCTGGAATATGTGATTATTATATGATTTCACCTTTAGGAATCTATccttaaaaagtcatttaaagtcatcacagattcacacacacaccaaaaaatctATAAGGTATTATTTATAACAGTCAAAACAGTGGATAGAACACACATTCAACCACTGGTGCAGTgggaaaatcatattttaaagccATTATTAAATAGGTGGGGAAACAGGACATAGCATTGTGAAAACGAAAAGGTTGCAACATTCAATGCATGGTATAACTCTAATACCTATTACAAATGCCCCTTTCTATTGTATGTCTAGCAGAAGATTACAAAAAAGTTAGTCCCAATACATATAAAGTTTATCACTGAGTTAGAACTAAAACTGACTGACTGATACAAAGAAGCTGTATTGCAGAGTGAGGAAGCATGAacttgggagttctcgttgtggcgcaacaaatctaactagtatccatgaggatgtgggttaaatccctggccctggatctgggtttaagggtcctgcattgccagGAGATGTGGCGTcggtctcagatgctgctcgcTCAGATCCTGAAGTGCTGTGgtcatggtgtaggctggcagctgtagttccaatgcgacccctagcctgagaacttccatgtgccctgagtacaacccaaaaaaaaagcatgaaccTTGGAGGCAGATTTATGGGCTTTGAATCCCAGTTCTGGTACTTTGAGAaagttacttaatatttttgaatgtcAATTTCATCATTGCCAAgtaatgtatataaatacttCCTCCCCAAAGAGGTGGAACGTCACCTCCCTCTCCCTTGAACATGTGCTGTGCTTAGCAGCTTGCatccagaggaaggaaaggagcagaAAGATCACTTTCCTGTGGATAAACCCTGATAAAAACATGTTTCAGATTTTACAGAGAAATCATGTCGAGAGCATGAACATGTGATAGGATGTGATGAAAATGGCCCTTCGTCTCTGCTATCTTCCCCCGAGAACTTATAACTCCAGCatcacaataagaaaaatatccaaaaaacCCAAATTGAGTGGCATTCTGCAAAATATctgaccagtactcctcaaaaTTGTCAAAtgcattaaaagaagaaatttccaaGAAACTGTCACACTGGAGGAAGATAAGGAGACACAACAAAAGGTAATGTAATAGCCTGCACGGGCTCCCAAAACAGGAAAAGGACATTGAAGAAAAGCAGTTATAATAAGGATAGAGCTTTGTTAATAACAATGTCCTTAACGGTGACACATACATCACGGTCACATAAAATGTTAACAACAGGGAAAACTGAGCAAGGAGTACACAGGAGCTTCCTGTGCCatatttgtattacttttctacAAATAGAAAACTGTTCTctgaattcccttcatggctcagtggttaacacatctgattaggatccatgaggatgcgggtttgatctctggctttgctccgtgggttaaggatcttgcattgtggtgagctgtggtgtaggttgcagacgcagctaggatgctggcttaggccagcagctatcgctctgattcgacccctagcctaggaacttccatatgccgcaggtgtggccccaaaaagaaaaaagaaaaaaaaaagtggacctgattcaattttctttttaaaagcctcagttttcctttttaaagcctcttaaaatctaattaaaatgagttttaaaaaaagtttatggaCTACTGGTATCCAGCactatttcctgttttcttctgttttggtgCGGGTCCTTCTTTGTTTCAGCTCTTGCTCTTTTACTGGTCCCGCTGCATCATTTTCATCAAGTTCATCATCACTATCAAATTTAGTTTACTTGCCCTAAAACTGTACTTTCCCTTTTTCAGACCCAGCCTGGgcagttttatttccctttctttttcctttaaatctgtGACCGTTTTACTTCTATTTGCTTAGGAATTCTTGTTGATCCTTGCTGGTTCTTTTCAACGTTTCTCATTCCACATCTCCTTCTAGCCCTTCCCACATCACTTCTTTGTTCCTTAATAGTGAGTCATCGTTCTTTGCATCTTTGGCTTTATCCATTGCTTCCTTAGCTTTTTCTCTAAATAGAACCATTCCCTCTTTTGCTCCTCTGACAAAATCTACCCATTTTATTTCACCAtgacttaagaaaacatgaaAGCCTTCTCCACAGATTTGATCATCTCAGCTCCCCCAAAATTTCATCGAGCAAACAAGCTTTTCTGCTGGAGATTTCATTTCACCATTTCCCACCAACTTCTTTCTTCTTGCTCTTGTTTAACTCGTAGCTTACCTTCcactttattgtgcttttctcctcttctccccttcctcctctcccttcttcctcttcttctctgcaAAGTAATCTTCCACAAAGTGTATTAGTGTATCCCTGCATTTCTTCTCCTGTCCACGGGCCTCAACAAACTTCTTAGCCGAGTCAATACTACCAGATACAGCAAATTTTAATCCCTTAAATACAGCAAATATTAATCCCTTAAATACTTTGTACAATGTTCTTCTTATCTGAATACATAATTCTTGGTCTTATCTTCTAACCATTCTTTTTGTCATCAAGAGTTGCATCAGTTGGGAAGATTTTAGCATAAACAGATCTTTTTTACATCATTTTTGTACTCATCAGTCACTTCAGGCAGGGGTTTGTTGGGAGACCTTCTGGTTTTAGTTTTACCTTCACCTACTTCCCTGAGTTCTGCTTTTAATTTGCTCAGCACTTCTGTTATGTGAAAGTGTATTGTTAGATGGTTTAATGTGTTGAATCCAATCATTATCTCCAGAGGTACCCAGCTTTCATTCAAATTTGAtctgtttatttaaaatcttGACTCCTGGCAAACTAAAATcaccaatataatactcaatttGATGACAGGTTTTTGTCTTCAGAGcagccattttttttcattatcaccaTGTTTAGCCACTGTGGCTCTTTAAGGACCCATTCCCCAGAGCCATGCCCGGTGATCACTAATAGTAACAGCAATACATGGACTCCCCAATGTCACTGCTGGTCTAACAAGTGTGAAGAAGATGGAGGCCATTTGgggttcatttttaaattgggttatttgtctttgttttctttttcttttttctttttttttttacaactgtaTCTgtcagaggttgaattggagttgcagctggggtctacaccacagccacggcaacactggatccaagacacaactgccacctacaccacagcttatggcaatgctggattcttaacccactgagcaaggccagggattgaaccgataTACTCACAGAGACAAgaacaggtccttaacctgctgagccacaatggaaactcctatttgtcCTCTTTATTATTGCATTGCaatcattctttatatattctagacacaagtcctttatcagaaatGTGATTTGTAAAactttcccccattctgtaggttgtctttttgctttcttcatggtgtcctttgaagcacaagcattttaaattttgatgatatCCAGCTACTCGCTACACTTCCTAaactttttaaacagaaataattaaaaaataaagataagctaTATGCAAACAATAGGAAATGTGACGTGTGTTCGCAAGTCATCAACTCTGTTATGGAAATATGCTCTTTTGTATCCTTCGCCAGTATGATAATGCTTCGCATACACTTTTCCTCACTAAAGAATACagatattttgctaaatttttattttgctacttCAGAGTAGTTAACTGTATTTTGATGTAGCTACACACCACAATTCAGTTACCTGTAGCCAAGATAACAGGGTTATCTACTCTCTTGACAGGACCCATAGAAATAGGTTTGTTGCCAGACCAAACGTGGATCTGCTCACGCACATGCAGtgaagccaatctactgacactgggttgtgggGAAGGTAAATGCAGCATTTATTGCAAGACCAAGCAAGGAGTATGTTCAAAAGGCCCGACCTCCCCGATTGCtctcagggaaaggtttttaaagacaggatgAAGGAGAGGATTTGGGTGCGTTTGGTCAGCttgtggacattcttctgattggttggtgatgaGGTAATCAAGAggcagcatcatcaaccttctggttccaactagTCAAGGGTCTATGTGCTTTGCAGGCAGCGTACAGTTAGCTTCTTCCACATGATgagggtttcagtatctgcaaaacagctcaaggatgtggctcagaagATTATCAATTGCTTCGTAGAGGAagtaaaggtccttgactttgtttagtGGCTGAAATATTATCTTATCTTGCAGgactgctttcctttgtttctgcgtTTTCTCACTTAcgattaaatttgctctttggaactcagagaaggcctaggaggctaatgtttttcttcaaataagGGGCAGGTGGAAGACATGGCAGGGAGGGGCTATCCTGGGAAAGTCCTGCTTGGTTGCAGGTTCCCCAAGGGAGGCTATGAGCAAATTTTCTAAGAAGCAGTGAGTGTTGGATAGGAAATGATTAATATCTCTGACACTTTTCATGAACATTGTCCAAGACTTGTGGAGAGATGGGTGGTCCCAAATGCTGGCATTTAGTAGAAACCTGTACCTAGAAGATTatggcaattttaaaatgttgtgaatAAATTTTTAGTTCTAAGTGTTCTTAGAATGTTCTAAGATatacccaagaaaaataaaataccaataatATAGCCTTACCAAAGGATACACAACAAACACATGggattttaatttacttttgctTATAAAACTAGGGTGGACAAACATCCCCTTCTCCTATGAGTATGGAGAGGATACAAGAAGAAGAATAGGGCGAAAGTCAAAGCAGAAGCCCAGGCAAAGTAGAACTCAAGGCGTAATTATCTGTTCTGTTCATTATACCCCATTCCCCCAACGCAGAAGACACTTTGCTGCTTGATCTGATACGTACTAAGCCAAAATAGATTCTTATATCTAATCTACAGATGGGTAACATATAGATTAAAACATATAGATTAAAGACAGTGGACAAGTCCCATAGTGAGTAAGTGGAACCTTCCCTAAAAATGCCTCGGGTGATTCACAGTGATGGAAGACTGAAAAAGAGAGGAGCTTGTGAAGTAttgcaaaaaagaaagagctttaaaaaaaaaaaaaaacactcctttAAGAATTAGGTTGAAATTGTCATATGTTAGCTTCCATAGTGATGAAATCATCAAAAAcgaaattctaaaattttacaaCCCAGTCCAGTCTTTGTTTGTTACACACTTCTCCAGAATTCTCAAAAGCCACAGCTACTAAAAGGAGGGTCCTTGTAGGCTCTGAAAACATTAGCATCTCCATCTAAACATTGGTTTCTCTGTCCTCTCAGGGAAACAATATGATGAGCTGTGCCCGGAGGAATAAGGCTCATTGATCTTTTTATCCAAGATGAGTAAATATTAATTCCATTATTAACACAACCATCACCtcacatgtttgtttttgtttgtttgtttgtctgtcttggTGAGAACACTCTAAGTTCTACTCTCccagcaaatttcaattatacaatacagCAACCATATTTTATGCTAGATCCCCAGACCTTATTCATCTGAatagataattttataaatttcacaCTATTGAAACAAACAGACAATGCAATACTTTCAGAGATCCTAAGAGCAATATTTGCATAATCCTATCAACAGGGGGTTCAAATTGCTGCTAAAAAAGAAGATGGGCCATGCACATTAAATGAATTGCAACTGCTGTATTAGAATTATCACTAGCTGTCATCATTGCCCATGAGACCTGCCCCAATAACGgtgatgaaattttttaaatgtcttgccTTCGTCTAATGAATTCTTTTGGTTGTTAGCAAAACCCTCTGCGTTCATCCACGCACACACAAAGTTGGGACATTCAGGTC belongs to Phacochoerus africanus isolate WHEZ1 chromosome 3, ROS_Pafr_v1, whole genome shotgun sequence and includes:
- the DEFB127 gene encoding beta-defensin 127, which gives rise to MRLLLIIAILLFQKFTVTEQLKKCWGEYVRGYCRKICRTTEIREVLCENGRYCCLNIVEVEARRKITKPPRPKPLTYALTFPQDNYENEHNYIRHKKKSM